CCTCCCCCCGTGGCACTGTTTATTACAACACCAACCTGGAGCCAGATCGAATTTATCTATCCGTTGCATGCATGCGTCTCTGCCCAACTGCCTTTTCTCGCTCGCCTTGCTGCTACAGGCGGGCTTGGTCTGGCTGCTGGTTCTGCAACGGCGCCTTCTTATTCGCCTCGTAGCTCGCCCAAAAGAGACAAACCAGGCCAGCAAATGGGCCATCGATGGCCATGCAAGACGAGGCCGGATCCTGACCAAAGCTGCAGTCTTGCAGGCTCTTCGGCCTTCTCATTGGCGGCTGTCAGCCTTCTGCAGCACGCTGCCTGCAGCACTTGATTGGCACAGGTCAGCCGTTCACCACCTGACTGCCAAGGTAGGGGACGGTACCTATCTTTACACCGACTCCAAACCGCCATCCGAGTTGCCAAGCCCCCCAGCTTCCAACCTGGCGATGGCCCTCTCAACCTCTGTCTCCCAGTTGCTCACCCCCACAATCACCCACTCTAGAGCCCCGACTAGATACAGCGCAACACACTGCCCGACCCATAGTCCGACGAGACCCCATCCGTGGAAGGCAAGGTAGATGCCGCCGGGGAGCGCCCCTCCGTAGTAGCTGATCAGGTTCACCACAGCTCCAACCCATTGCCGGCCCATGCCGCGCAGTGCACCGCCGCAGGATCCGTTGAGCCCGTCGGCGATTTGGAATAAGGCCACATACGGCATCACTTCAGCCACGAGCTTCACCACCCGCTCATCGTCGTTGAAGATTCGCCCAAAGACGTTGCGTGAGGCCATGAGTATTATCAAGATCAAGGTCCCTGCTATCGTGCTGAGGATGGCGGCTGAGTGAGCAGCCCGGGCCGCCCCCCTCGAATTGTGTGCGCCGAGGAGGTTTCCAACCCTCGCCGAAGCAGCGACGCCGAGGCCGAACGGGATTGTGTTGATGATCTGGTCCGCGGTCATGATGACGGATTGTGCCGCCAGAGGAATTGTCCCCAGACGGCCCGCTGCAAGTGCAACGATCTCGAAAGCCCACCATTCTGTCCCGACATGTACAACGCCCATGAGCGCAAGGTGAGCGAAAGGTCCCATGTGGGAGACGGCTCTTCGGACGTCAATGCCTCCCCAGCACTCCTTCCCCCGCACAAAGGCAGCATACGCCACGAGCAAGAGGAATGAGCTCCAGTATGATATGCCGGTGGCCATGGGGGCGCCGTACAGACCGAATCCCAGCCGGTGGATGAAGAGCCAGTTGAGCAGTGCGTTCATCGGAGAGGTGAGCAACAGCACGTATGTTCCTGGTCTGTAGATTTCTGTCATCGCGTCAGTCTGGATCTGGACGTTTTCTCTGAGCAGGAGCCATGCTAACCTTGCGCCTGCAAGTATTTCTTCATGGCCTCAAACCAGACATAACCGAGACCGCCGGGGATCAGATACCGGAGAAACTTGGAGCTCTGTACGCAGATAAACTCCTCTTGGCCTAGAGCGCGAAACAAGTGTTCAGAAAAGGCCCATATGATGGCCACAACGGCATAGAAAGAGGTCAAGATCACCAGGCCTCGCTGCAGCAGTACACCCAGATCGTGTTTGTTGGACGAGCCGGTAAAACTGCTTGATGCGAGTGTATCCAGAGCAGTCGTACCGCCAAGAGCAATCAGCCACGCCGTGGCCATGGCGAACATGTACGAAAAGGCGGCTGTAGCAAGAGCCTCGGGACTCAACCGGCCGACAATGAGCACCGAGACTGTCTGCAACGAGTTCTGCAATATGTACGCGAGGATGACGGGAAGGGACGTGCGTGTGAGCAGCCACAGTTCGTCAAGCCATAGCCGGTATTGAGGGAGCCTGAGGATTTCGGATGAAGCAGCGTGTCCGGtggctgatgatgacgaatATACCGATGCCGGCTTTGTCAAGAGGGATGTTCTTTCGTTCGGAGGGTGATCAGAGGCCTCTGCCCTGTGGGCAACACCATCCTGTGCCATCATGCACGGCGGCTAGTTGCTGTACAGGAGTTGGAACGAACCtctctgatgatggtgggaggAATGCTTAGATATAGGGTCCGGCATCTTGAGCCGGTTGTTTCGATGTCGGAGATCTCTAGTCGATGAGCTGGGGGGATTTGTCGCCTCTTTCCTCGACAGCCTATAGACATTGCAGCTAAGCTGATTACCAGGCCCCACGCGGAGCCAAACATTGGAGAATGAAGATGAGCGGACTGTCCTGCTCGTCTTGCAGGAACGTCACACATCTAGGTACATAGGTACATAGGTATGGACGTCTACTAGACATGGAAAGATAAGAAAGCGGTTAAGCCAGGCAACGCCCAGCGAATCTCGGCTCGCAAAAGAGCACTCAACGTATCTACCAGTTGCCGCAGAGGAGCTGTTGGACAGATTCAAGCCAGAAAGTAAGATGTTGCAGCTCTCTTTACTCGAGCGTCTGGCTGTtgaggtgtgtgtgggttGGCGTTACAATCTCCAACTTGTGCCTACATCCACTTTCAGCATTCAACGGCCTAAGTATCAATCAGTTATCGCTCAAATACAGCGCTGGAAGTAGAGCTGCGAGGTTGCCGGGAATGCAAGCACGCCGTCTGTTATCTCAGACCAATCCTAATTAAATAACGTAACGATTCTACTAACGGAGTCTACCCAATCAGCTCTGTTGAGGTCTGTCCAGCATTGAAACCCAATGTCTCGTCAATGGCGATGCTGCTATCTTGCTTCTGCACGTATGACGGATGAGTTTGGCCAACTGCAGCATCTCGTTGAGAGGTTGGAGTTACCACTGGCCTTTACGTAAAATAGAGCTCGAGGTTTGGTGCCGATTTGCTTGGTCGGGAGATGATGATATCATCCGCCAACAGCTTGCAATCAGACACAACAAGTAAACCTCTAGTCGGAACAATACAAAAGAGCATACTGTCCCACGATTCAGTTTCGAGGGCATGCTTTTATTTCTCGTGATTGTGACATTAAGGCTGACCGTAACTTGTTacgaacccctcccccttcgcatccccctcccccaacccagtaCCGGACATTACCTCGAACCAACACACCAAAGCTGACGTCTGCCAAGCCCCCACCCCTTTTCTGGCCCCCTTGGCCCCTTAATAGGGCTGGCCCCAGAAGACACCAGAAAGTAAACAAGTCTCCTACTTACAATGGGTCACTGTGCATTCGCCCAAGACGGACCGAGTCACGAGTTGAGGCACCCATTATTTGCTCTCAGCACGACACTTACCTATTCATGGCCACATTTATCAAAGCGAAAAAAAGATGGTATCCCTGTACATGAACTAAAAGGGGGTATCGATGTCCAGAAACAAAAGTGAACAGAAAAAATAAGAACGGCTATCCCACCGAGCGTTCCTCTATCTAaaattttctttttgggctAGCCTTTTTATCATATTCCAGGCGCGCACTTCACCCGGCAACCTGCTTGCCCTTGTCCTTCGGTCCCTGCCCCCTATCCAATTTCTCCCCCCCCCGTTTCTCCATCCCCGCCCCATCATCTTTTTGACCCTCGTTGCCACCGTCCCCAGCTTCAACTCCGCTCCCCGACAACCACCTCTGCAGGCCCACGGACGCTTCCATAACCCCGCCGCACAGCTCCCAATTCTCCATCCCGATTTGCAGCAAGCTTACGTTCAGCATGCCCTTGACAAAGTGCCCGTGGTTGTTCGAGTCCTGTTCCTGGGtgctcgacgacgacacaaGAGGCAGCAGAATCCAGTTGAACACCCCGAGGAGGGACCGCCACGTGGACAGCGGCACCTTCCATGTGGTCCTCCAAAGTTGTAGGTGCTCCGCCGGTGTTACAATCTGCTTGAAGGGACGGCGGAGCATGATGGCCCGGCTGTagaggatggcggcga
The sequence above is a segment of the Podospora pseudocomata strain CBS 415.72m chromosome 2 map unlocalized CBS415.72m_2, whole genome shotgun sequence genome. Coding sequences within it:
- the ERC1 gene encoding ethionine resistance protein (COG:V; EggNog:ENOG503NUM1), which gives rise to MMAQDGVAHRAEASDHPPNERTSLLTKPASVYSSSSATGHAASSEILRLPQYRLWLDELWLLTRTSLPVILAYILQNSLQTVSVLIVGRLSPEALATAAFSYMFAMATAWLIALGGTTALDTLASSSFTGSSNKHDLGVLLQRGLVILTSFYAVVAIIWAFSEHLFRALGQEEFICVQSSKFLRYLIPGGLGYVWFEAMKKYLQAQEIYRPGTYVLLLTSPMNALLNWLFIHRLGFGLYGAPMATGISYWSSFLLLVAYAAFVRGKECWGGIDVRRAVSHMGPFAHLALMGVVHVGTEWWAFEIVALAAGRLGTIPLAAQSVIMTADQIINTIPFGLGVAASARVGNLLGAHNSRGAARAAHSAAILSTIAGTLILIILMASRNVFGRIFNDDERVVKLVAEVMPYVALFQIADGLNGSCGGALRGMGRQWVGAVVNLISYYGGALPGGIYLAFHGWGLVGLWVGQCVALYLVGALEWVIVGVSNWETEVERAIARLEAGGLGNSDGGLESV